Proteins encoded together in one Bactrocera neohumeralis isolate Rockhampton chromosome 4, APGP_CSIRO_Bneo_wtdbg2-racon-allhic-juicebox.fasta_v2, whole genome shotgun sequence window:
- the LOC126756298 gene encoding mitochondrial intermediate peptidase has translation MLKTCRNKSAKCLLNKLYRNVSTWSTPLATAFNSPPYKKINFTRNESGLFRLSELRSFEGFYLLRDNVANKTEDLISEAISTNRERKMVEIFDELSDSLCKVADLAEFIRIAHPKNKYCQAAEDACITISRIVESLNTHKPLYTALRNVVDNGDILPTSDVDKHVSKLFLFDFEQSGIHLEEGERQKVVRLNEYILQLGQKFMAGAVQPSIIQRIDVPSSVRNYFPAEGDSVLVSGLYTNSSSAEARETAYRLFLRPSEQQNQLLTDLLMCRHELARTCGFETYAHRALNASTVEHPKMVQEFLDELSQGLSPRANADFRIMEKMKRQDSGINTARVAAWDPPYFTSLMEKKSLKANTSEFLPYFSLGGCMEGLDNIMRSLYGISLKNTEMEPGESWNNDIYKISVVHETEGLLGYIYCDFFERSGKPNQDCHFTIQGGKDLPDGNYQLPIVVVMLNLSQPHWTGPVLLSPSRVDNLFHEMGHAMHSMLARTKYQHVTGTRCSTDFAEVPSVLMEYFANDPRVLRTFARHFQTQEPISEDMLRRLCASKKLFSASETQLQVFYSVLDQVYHSGPVSHNRSTTETLIEVQREYYGLPYVENTAWQLRFSHLVGYGAKYYSYLISKTIASWIWQNYFDNNPFNRESGEKYRREILAHGGGVPSRQLVANFLKRDMTPQILAQSLLNEIDTNNEIVQDISNSVLNAEM, from the exons ATGCTTAAGACGTGTAGAAATAAATCAGCAAAGTGCTTGCTTAATAAATTATACCGAAATGTTTCTACTTGGTCGACGCCTTTGGCAACGGCATTTAATTCGCctccatataaaaaaataaactttacgCGCAATGAATCG GGACTATTTCGTTTGTCGGAATTGCGTTCTTTTGAAGGTTTTTATCTCTTGCGTGACAATGTTGCAAATAAAACGGAAGACCTAATATCTGAAGCTATCTCAACAAATCGGGAAAGAAAAATG gtTGAAATTTTTGATGAGCTCTCCGATTCCCTTTGTAAAGTAGCTGATCTAGCAGAATTTATTCGGATTGCGCATCCAAAGAACAAATACTGTCAAGCCGCTGAGGATGCCTGTATTACCATAAGTAGAATAGTTGAAAGTTTGAATACGCATAAACCTTTATATACAGCGTTACGCAATGTTGTTGATAATGGCGATATTCTGCCCACGAGCGATGTTGACAAACACGTATCCAAACTATTCCTCTTTGACTTTGAGCAATCAGGCATCCATTTAGAAGAAGGAGAGAGACAAAAAGTAGTTCGGCTTAACGAGTACATTTTACAATTAGGGCAAAAATTTATGGCCGGTGCGGTACAGCCTTCTATTATTCAGCGTATTGATGTTCCATCATCCGTTCGCAATTA CTTTCCTGCGGAAGGAGATAGCGTTCTCGTTTCCGGTTTGTACACAAACTCCTCATCTGCTGAAGCACGTGAAACTGCTTATCGTCTATTTTTGCGGCCATCTGAACAACAGAATCAACTACTTACAGATTTACTTATGTGCCGCCATGAACTTGCTCGTACTTGTGGTTTCGAGACGTACGCACATCGCGCACTTAATGCAAGTACTGTCGAGCATCCGAAGATGGTTCAAGAGTTCCTGGATGAATTGTCACAAGGACTTTCTCCTCGTGCGAATGCTGATTTCAGAATAATGGAGAAAATGAAG CGGCAAGATAGCGGAATAAATACAGCTCGCGTTGCTGCTTGGGACCCACCTTATTTCACTTCTCTGATGGAGAAGAAATCATTAAAAGCAAACACTAGTGAATTCTTGCCATACTTCAGTCTAGGTGGCTGTATGGAAGGGCTTGATAACATAATGCGTTCGTTGTATGGAATATCTTTGAAAAACACCGAAATGGAGCCGGGGGAAAGTTGGAATAacgatatttataaaatatcagtTGTTCATGAGACCGAAGGTTTACTTGGCTACATTTATTGCGATTTTTTCGAACGTAGTGGTAAACCTAATCAGGATTGTCACTTCACAATACAGGGAGGAAAAGATCTACCCGACGGTAATTATCAACTgccaattgttgttgtaatgttaAATTTGTCTCAACCTCATTGGACTGGCCCTGTACTGCTATCACCATCGCGGGTCGACAATCTTTTTCATGAAATGGGTCACGCAATGCATTCAATGCTTGCCCGAACGAAGTATCAACATGTAACCGGCACACGTTGTAGTACTGATTTTGCGGAGGTTCCGTCTGTATTAATGGAATATTTCGCTAACGATCCACGTGTTTTACGAACATTTGCCCGACATTTCCAGACACAAGAACCAATTTCCGAAGATATGCTGCGGCGATTATGCGCCTCGAAGAAGCTTTTTTCAGCTAGCGAAACACAACTGCAG GTATTCTATTCTGTACTTGATCAAGTTTACCATAGTGGACCAGTGTCACATAATAGAAGCACGACAGAAACGTTAATAGAAGTACAAAGAGAATACTATGGACTACCATATGTAGAAAATACGGCTTGGCAACTCCGTTTTTCTCATTTGGTTGGTTATGGAGCAAAGTATTATTCTTACTTAATATCGAAAACTATAGCTTCGTGGATATGGCAAAACTATTTTGATAACAACCCATTCAATCGGGAGTCAGGTGAGAAGTATCGTCGCGAAATATTGGCACATGGTGGAGGTGTACCTTCTAGGCAACTGGTtgcgaattttttgaaaagagatATGACACCGCAAATCCTTGCACAAAGTTTACTGAATGAGATCGACACGAACAATGAAATTGTCCAAGATATAAGTAATAGTGTGCTTAATGCAGAAATGTGA
- the LOC126756301 gene encoding activin receptor type-1 isoform X2: MADIVFLLLLISIFSLQNTKAAAEISGRLLDETQENLDLEMSHINEKEHSPVPRNSIQSHPRYKCYACEPPCKNATQHAHMCQNAIQCWKSRTRSAFGEEKVSRGCTTSPDQLPLICNQNTLGPRKRAVMHVNIICCSKDYCNDGDFPELPPIVNDEVTRLSADLSNTFKMTLAILGPVFVIGLMAALVYYFMTRHHRKSIMASRIKNDPDVYLVNDELLRATSAGDSTLREYLQHPMTSGSGSGLPLLVQRTLAKQVTLVECIGRGKYGEVWRGQWHGENIAVKIFLTRDEKSWKRETEIYSTILLRHENILGYIGSDMTSRNFCTQLWLLTHYYPNGSLFDHLNRNALSHNDMVLICLSIANGLVHLHTEILGTEGKPAMAHRDLKSKNILVKSDGTCVIADFGLAVTHSHVTGKLDLGNNPKVGTKRYMSPEVLDESINMQCFEALRRTDIYALGLVLWEVCRRTISGGIAEEYKVPFYDVVPSDPSFEDMRKVVCVDNYRPSFPNRWASDPLLAGMSKLMKECWHQNPNVRLPALRIRKTIHKLASADEKIRLNYDEVCV; the protein is encoded by the exons ATGGCCGacattgtatttttattattattaatttcaatattttcattacaaaacactaaag cTGCTGCCGAAATAAGTGGTCGTCTATTGGACGAAACACAAGAAAACTTGGATCTGGAAATGTCGCACATAAATGAAAAAGAACATTCACCTGTTCCACGGAATTCAATACAATCACACCCCAG aTACAAGTGCTATGCATGCGAGCCACCCTGCAAAAATGCTACACAACATGCGCATATGTGCCAGAACGCTATTCAG TGTTGGAAATCGCGGACACGCAGTGCGTTTGGTGAAGAAAAAGTTTCACGAGGTTGCACCACTTCTCCAGATCAACTGCCATTAATATGTAACCAGAATACTCTGGGTCCTCGAAAACGCGCCGTAATGCATGTAAACATTATTTGTTGTTCCAAGGATTACTGTAATGACGGAGATTTTCCTGAATTGCCTCCTATTGTTAatg ATGAAGTGACGCGCCTAAGTGCTGATTTAAGCAATACGTTCAAAATGACCTTAGCGATATTAGGTCCAGTTTTCGTCATTGGATTGATGGCAGCATTAGTTTACTATTTTATGACAAGACATCATCGCAAAAGTATAATGGCGTCACGTATTAAAAATGATCCAGATGTTTATTTAGTTAACGACGAATTACTTCGAGCAACAAGTGCTGGTGATAGTACGTTACGG gaaTATCTTCAACATCCAATGACTTCAGGTTCTGGAAGTGGATTACCGTTATTAGTTCAACGTACTCTTGCCAAGCAAGTTACGTTAGTAGAATGTATTGGACGTGGAAAGTATGGTGAAGTGTGGCGGGGACAGTGGCATGGTGAAAATATAGCTGTAAAAATATTCCTTACTCGGGATGAGAAGTCGTGGAAGCGAGAGACAGAAATATAcag TACAATTTTACTAcgtcatgaaaatattttgggttATATTGGTTCCGACATGACTTCACGTAATTTTTGTACACAACTATGGTTACTTACGCACTATTATCCAAACGGTTCTCTCTTCGATCATCTAAATCGGAATGCTCTAAGTCACAATGATATGGTGTTAATATGTTTATCCATTGCTAACGGCTTAGTACATTTGCATACAGAAATATTGGGAACGGAA ggTAAACCTGCTATGGCACATCGTGATTTAAAGTCGAAGAATATACTTGTTAAATCGGATGGAACTTGTGTGATAGCAGATTTTGGATTAGCTGTAACACACTCTCATGTCACAGGCAAATTAGATTTAGGAAATAATCCTAAAGTCGGCACCAAACGTTACATGTCACCTGAAGTTTTGGATGAAAG TATTAATATGCAATGTTTTGAGGCATTGCGCCGCACTGATATTTACGCACTTGGTTTAGTACTGTGGGAAGTATGTCGCCGCACTATTTCAGGAGGCATTGCAGAAGAGTACAAAGTGCCTTTTTACGATGTTGTCCCATCGGATCCCAGTTTTGAAGATATGAGAAAGGTTGTATGCGTGGATAATTATAGACCGTCCTTTCCCAATCGTTGGGCTTCTGACCCG TTACTCGCTGGTATGTCAAAGTTAATGAAGGAATGTTGGCATCAAAATCCGAATGTGCGCTTACCTGCCTTGAGAATACGGAAAACTATACACAAACTAGCTTCCGCTGATGAAAAAATACGTCTTAATTATGATGAAGTTTGTGTTTAG
- the LOC126756303 gene encoding (Lyso)-N-acylphosphatidylethanolamine lipase isoform X2 has protein sequence MLRAVEKKILSFLKTPYRGFFVDIGPAIGEADKIWTISLNTESKEVPLVLLHGLGAGVAMWVMNLDSIAKDRPVYAMDVLGFGRSSRPGFSNDALICEKQFVKSVEEWRREMNINRMVLLGHSMGGFIASSYALSYPERVHHLILADPWGFAEKPSDVNNNRQIPLWVRAIAYALTPLNPLWALRAAGPLGQWVVEKTRPDITRKFAAAVEEDNNLLPQYIHQCNAQTPSGESAFHSMMSSFGWAKYPMIHRVKNVRADIPITFIYGSRSWIDSSSGEKIKAQRVDSKVDIKIVTGAGHHVYADKPEVFNRYVNETCELYKSYQNEAAIRDGTESDDELSNKALQAEAQKLQQSELQKEENIETNKILSEDPQTDNVASNLKEQ, from the coding sequence ATGTTACGGGCTGtggaaaaaaagattttatccTTTCTTAAAACGCCGTATCGTGGTTTCTTCGTAGATATTGGACCCGCCATAGGTGAAGCTGACAAAATATGGACAATCAGCTTAAACACGGAATCTAAAGAGGTACCTTTGGTTTTGCTACATGGACTAGGTGCAGGTGTTGCTATGTGGGTAATGAATTTAGATTCCATTGCCAAAGATCGCCCTGTATACGCTATGGATGTATTGGGTTTTGGTCGCAGTTCACGACCCGGTTTTTCTAATGATGCACTTATTTGTGAAAAACAGTTTGTCAAGTCAGTAGAAGAGTGGAGACGTGAAATGAATATTAATAGAATGGTATTATTAGGCCATTCAATGGGAGGTTTCATCGCTTCTAGTTATGCATTGTCATATCCCGAGAGAGTTCATCATCTTATATTAGCAGATCCATGGGGATTTGCAGAAAAGCCTTCAGATGTAAATAACAACCGTCAAATTCCGTTATGGGTGCGTGCTATAGCATATGCTCTAACACCTCTGAATCCTCTATGGGCGTTACGTGCTGCTGGACCCCTTGGCCAATGGGTTGTGGAAAAAACTCGGCCAGATATTACGCGCAAGTTTGCAGCCGCAGTGGAAGAAGACAATAACCTATTACCACAATATATTCACCAATGTAACGCACAAACACCTTCAGGTGAATCGGCTTTCCACAGTATGATGTCTTCGTTTGGATGGGCGAAATATCCGATGATACATAGAGTTAAAAATGTCCGGGCGGACATTcctataacatttatttatggCTCGCGTTCATGGATTGATTCGTCTTCaggagaaaaaataaaagcgcAACGGGTCGATTCAAAAGTGGATATTAAAATTGTAACCGGTGCGGGACATCACGTATATGCGGACAAACCGGAAGTTTTTAATCGTTACGTTAATGAAACCTGTGAACTATATAAATCGTATCAAAATGAAGCGGCTATACGGGACGGAACAGAATCAGATGATGAACTGAGCAATAAAGCATTGCAAGCTGAAGCACAAAAATTACAACAGTCCGAgctgcaaaaagaagaaaatatagaaacaaataaaatcttgTCTGAAGATCCACAAACAGATAACGTTGCCTCAAACCTTAAAGAACAATAA
- the LOC126756301 gene encoding activin receptor type-1 isoform X1 codes for MADIVFLLLLISIFSLQNTKAAAEISGRLLDETQENLDLEMSHINEKEHSPVPRNSIQSHPRRHTKSKRRMKRRYKCYACEPPCKNATQHAHMCQNAIQCWKSRTRSAFGEEKVSRGCTTSPDQLPLICNQNTLGPRKRAVMHVNIICCSKDYCNDGDFPELPPIVNDEVTRLSADLSNTFKMTLAILGPVFVIGLMAALVYYFMTRHHRKSIMASRIKNDPDVYLVNDELLRATSAGDSTLREYLQHPMTSGSGSGLPLLVQRTLAKQVTLVECIGRGKYGEVWRGQWHGENIAVKIFLTRDEKSWKRETEIYSTILLRHENILGYIGSDMTSRNFCTQLWLLTHYYPNGSLFDHLNRNALSHNDMVLICLSIANGLVHLHTEILGTEGKPAMAHRDLKSKNILVKSDGTCVIADFGLAVTHSHVTGKLDLGNNPKVGTKRYMSPEVLDESINMQCFEALRRTDIYALGLVLWEVCRRTISGGIAEEYKVPFYDVVPSDPSFEDMRKVVCVDNYRPSFPNRWASDPLLAGMSKLMKECWHQNPNVRLPALRIRKTIHKLASADEKIRLNYDEVCV; via the exons ATGGCCGacattgtatttttattattattaatttcaatattttcattacaaaacactaaag cTGCTGCCGAAATAAGTGGTCGTCTATTGGACGAAACACAAGAAAACTTGGATCTGGAAATGTCGCACATAAATGAAAAAGAACATTCACCTGTTCCACGGAATTCAATACAATCACACCCCAG GAGGCACACAAAATCTAAACGTCGCATGAAGAGAAG aTACAAGTGCTATGCATGCGAGCCACCCTGCAAAAATGCTACACAACATGCGCATATGTGCCAGAACGCTATTCAG TGTTGGAAATCGCGGACACGCAGTGCGTTTGGTGAAGAAAAAGTTTCACGAGGTTGCACCACTTCTCCAGATCAACTGCCATTAATATGTAACCAGAATACTCTGGGTCCTCGAAAACGCGCCGTAATGCATGTAAACATTATTTGTTGTTCCAAGGATTACTGTAATGACGGAGATTTTCCTGAATTGCCTCCTATTGTTAatg ATGAAGTGACGCGCCTAAGTGCTGATTTAAGCAATACGTTCAAAATGACCTTAGCGATATTAGGTCCAGTTTTCGTCATTGGATTGATGGCAGCATTAGTTTACTATTTTATGACAAGACATCATCGCAAAAGTATAATGGCGTCACGTATTAAAAATGATCCAGATGTTTATTTAGTTAACGACGAATTACTTCGAGCAACAAGTGCTGGTGATAGTACGTTACGG gaaTATCTTCAACATCCAATGACTTCAGGTTCTGGAAGTGGATTACCGTTATTAGTTCAACGTACTCTTGCCAAGCAAGTTACGTTAGTAGAATGTATTGGACGTGGAAAGTATGGTGAAGTGTGGCGGGGACAGTGGCATGGTGAAAATATAGCTGTAAAAATATTCCTTACTCGGGATGAGAAGTCGTGGAAGCGAGAGACAGAAATATAcag TACAATTTTACTAcgtcatgaaaatattttgggttATATTGGTTCCGACATGACTTCACGTAATTTTTGTACACAACTATGGTTACTTACGCACTATTATCCAAACGGTTCTCTCTTCGATCATCTAAATCGGAATGCTCTAAGTCACAATGATATGGTGTTAATATGTTTATCCATTGCTAACGGCTTAGTACATTTGCATACAGAAATATTGGGAACGGAA ggTAAACCTGCTATGGCACATCGTGATTTAAAGTCGAAGAATATACTTGTTAAATCGGATGGAACTTGTGTGATAGCAGATTTTGGATTAGCTGTAACACACTCTCATGTCACAGGCAAATTAGATTTAGGAAATAATCCTAAAGTCGGCACCAAACGTTACATGTCACCTGAAGTTTTGGATGAAAG TATTAATATGCAATGTTTTGAGGCATTGCGCCGCACTGATATTTACGCACTTGGTTTAGTACTGTGGGAAGTATGTCGCCGCACTATTTCAGGAGGCATTGCAGAAGAGTACAAAGTGCCTTTTTACGATGTTGTCCCATCGGATCCCAGTTTTGAAGATATGAGAAAGGTTGTATGCGTGGATAATTATAGACCGTCCTTTCCCAATCGTTGGGCTTCTGACCCG TTACTCGCTGGTATGTCAAAGTTAATGAAGGAATGTTGGCATCAAAATCCGAATGTGCGCTTACCTGCCTTGAGAATACGGAAAACTATACACAAACTAGCTTCCGCTGATGAAAAAATACGTCTTAATTATGATGAAGTTTGTGTTTAG
- the LOC126756308 gene encoding uncharacterized protein LOC126756308 produces MVQKSVNPVSILKSIYQNEFQWSVLKSLGLFLLGVRIAKEFVGVEIMPAIAQH; encoded by the exons atggtTCAAAAAAGCGTTAATCCCGTAAGCATACTCAAAAGTATTTACCAAAATGAATTCCAGTG GTCCGTGTTGAAGAGTTTGGGGCTATTCCTTTTAGGCGTACGCATCGCAAAGGAATTTGTAGGAGTGGAAATAATGCCAGCGATAGCCCAACACTAG
- the LOC126756303 gene encoding (Lyso)-N-acylphosphatidylethanolamine lipase isoform X1 encodes MTLATASLEQPQSNCDGNYILDQNTMDVEERKSSNFWLFRVLFNWTSSSSIMLRAVEKKILSFLKTPYRGFFVDIGPAIGEADKIWTISLNTESKEVPLVLLHGLGAGVAMWVMNLDSIAKDRPVYAMDVLGFGRSSRPGFSNDALICEKQFVKSVEEWRREMNINRMVLLGHSMGGFIASSYALSYPERVHHLILADPWGFAEKPSDVNNNRQIPLWVRAIAYALTPLNPLWALRAAGPLGQWVVEKTRPDITRKFAAAVEEDNNLLPQYIHQCNAQTPSGESAFHSMMSSFGWAKYPMIHRVKNVRADIPITFIYGSRSWIDSSSGEKIKAQRVDSKVDIKIVTGAGHHVYADKPEVFNRYVNETCELYKSYQNEAAIRDGTESDDELSNKALQAEAQKLQQSELQKEENIETNKILSEDPQTDNVASNLKEQ; translated from the exons ATGACCTTGGCTACGGCGAGTTTGGAACAGCCGCAGTCAAATTGCGACGGCAATTACATATTAGATCAAAACACTATGGACGTAGAG gaaCGTAAATCCTCGAACTTCTGGCTGTTTAGAGTATTATTTAATTGGACTTCTAGTTCTTCCATAATGTTACGGGCTGtggaaaaaaagattttatccTTTCTTAAAACGCCGTATCGTGGTTTCTTCGTAGATATTGGACCCGCCATAGGTGAAGCTGACAAAATATGGACAATCAGCTTAAACACGGAATCTAAAGAGGTACCTTTGGTTTTGCTACATGGACTAGGTGCAGGTGTTGCTATGTGGGTAATGAATTTAGATTCCATTGCCAAAGATCGCCCTGTATACGCTATGGATGTATTGGGTTTTGGTCGCAGTTCACGACCCGGTTTTTCTAATGATGCACTTATTTGTGAAAAACAGTTTGTCAAGTCAGTAGAAGAGTGGAGACGTGAAATGAATATTAATAGAATGGTATTATTAGGCCATTCAATGGGAGGTTTCATCGCTTCTAGTTATGCATTGTCATATCCCGAGAGAGTTCATCATCTTATATTAGCAGATCCATGGGGATTTGCAGAAAAGCCTTCAGATGTAAATAACAACCGTCAAATTCCGTTATGGGTGCGTGCTATAGCATATGCTCTAACACCTCTGAATCCTCTATGGGCGTTACGTGCTGCTGGACCCCTTGGCCAATGGGTTGTGGAAAAAACTCGGCCAGATATTACGCGCAAGTTTGCAGCCGCAGTGGAAGAAGACAATAACCTATTACCACAATATATTCACCAATGTAACGCACAAACACCTTCAGGTGAATCGGCTTTCCACAGTATGATGTCTTCGTTTGGATGGGCGAAATATCCGATGATACATAGAGTTAAAAATGTCCGGGCGGACATTcctataacatttatttatggCTCGCGTTCATGGATTGATTCGTCTTCaggagaaaaaataaaagcgcAACGGGTCGATTCAAAAGTGGATATTAAAATTGTAACCGGTGCGGGACATCACGTATATGCGGACAAACCGGAAGTTTTTAATCGTTACGTTAATGAAACCTGTGAACTATATAAATCGTATCAAAATGAAGCGGCTATACGGGACGGAACAGAATCAGATGATGAACTGAGCAATAAAGCATTGCAAGCTGAAGCACAAAAATTACAACAGTCCGAgctgcaaaaagaagaaaatatagaaacaaataaaatcttgTCTGAAGATCCACAAACAGATAACGTTGCCTCAAACCTTAAAGAACAATAA